The following coding sequences are from one Streptomyces angustmyceticus window:
- a CDS encoding DMT family transporter encodes MAWLLVVVAGILETGFAVCLKLSHGFTRLFPTIAFAAFALGSFGLLTLALRKLDVGPAYAVWTGIGAAGTAIYGMVFLGDLVSTLKIVSITLVIVGVVGLQLSGSAH; translated from the coding sequence ATGGCGTGGCTGCTGGTGGTGGTGGCGGGGATCCTGGAGACCGGCTTCGCGGTCTGCCTCAAGCTCTCGCACGGCTTCACCCGCCTCTTCCCCACCATCGCCTTCGCGGCCTTCGCCCTCGGCAGCTTCGGCCTGCTGACGCTGGCGCTGCGCAAGCTCGACGTCGGCCCGGCGTACGCGGTGTGGACCGGCATCGGCGCGGCCGGTACGGCCATCTACGGCATGGTCTTCCTCGGCGACCTGGTCTCCACCCTCAAGATCGTCTCCATCACCCTGGTCATCGTCGGCGTGGTCGGACTGCAGCTGTCGGGCTCGGCACACTGA
- a CDS encoding CBS domain-containing protein has product MHVKDAMSTVVLTIGPAHTLRQAAQLMAARRIGAAVVLDNDNSGIGILTERDILNSLGAGENPDRETAQTHTTSDVVFAAPDWTLDDAADAMVRGGFRHLIVLNDHEPVGVVSVRDIIRCWSTTTERTATERADAVPA; this is encoded by the coding sequence ATGCACGTCAAAGACGCCATGAGCACGGTGGTCCTCACCATCGGGCCCGCCCACACGCTCCGTCAGGCGGCGCAGCTGATGGCGGCCCGCCGTATCGGCGCGGCCGTGGTCCTCGACAACGACAACAGCGGCATCGGCATCCTCACCGAGCGCGACATCCTCAACTCCCTCGGCGCGGGCGAGAACCCCGACCGGGAGACCGCCCAGACCCACACCACCTCGGACGTGGTCTTCGCCGCTCCGGACTGGACCCTCGACGATGCCGCGGACGCCATGGTGCGCGGCGGCTTCCGCCATCTGATCGTGCTCAACGACCATGAACCGGTCGGCGTGGTGTCCGTACGCGACATCATCCGCTGCTGGTCGACCACCACGGAACGGACCGCCACCGAGCGGGCCGACGCCGTACCGGCCTGA
- a CDS encoding TetR/AcrR family transcriptional regulator — protein MPAARESLLDAAYTALTRRAWAAVRMVDVAAAAGVSRQTLYNEFGSKEGLARALVRRETESYLAGVARALSRGAAAAGTRGDAAGRMVAAAAWTLRTARANPLVRAALTGCWGDRLPPPAPSPAVTSGAVPAGTAVARPGLPDRRAAARAEAPLPGPAELVGRFCDQAVAALEPDWPAEELPALGAVCETAARLTLACVVAPPAPAAAQAPGRLPAQRTRGELETEAVARLVRGAFARVPAGAPPGERG, from the coding sequence ATGCCCGCAGCGCGTGAGTCCCTGCTCGATGCCGCCTATACGGCGCTGACGCGGCGCGCCTGGGCGGCCGTACGGATGGTCGATGTCGCGGCCGCCGCCGGGGTCTCCCGGCAGACGCTCTACAACGAGTTCGGCAGCAAGGAGGGGCTGGCCCGCGCCCTGGTCCGCCGGGAGACCGAGAGCTACCTCGCCGGCGTGGCCCGGGCGCTGTCCCGGGGCGCGGCTGCCGCCGGGACGCGGGGCGACGCGGCGGGCCGGATGGTGGCCGCGGCCGCCTGGACCCTGCGCACCGCCCGCGCCAACCCCCTGGTCAGGGCGGCGCTGACCGGCTGCTGGGGCGACCGGCTGCCGCCCCCGGCACCCTCGCCCGCCGTCACGTCCGGGGCCGTCCCGGCCGGAACCGCTGTTGCCCGGCCCGGCCTCCCCGACCGGCGAGCCGCGGCGCGGGCCGAGGCGCCGCTGCCGGGCCCCGCGGAGCTCGTCGGCCGCTTCTGCGACCAGGCGGTCGCGGCGCTGGAGCCCGACTGGCCCGCGGAGGAGCTGCCCGCCCTGGGCGCCGTTTGCGAGACCGCGGCCCGGCTGACCCTGGCCTGTGTCGTCGCCCCGCCGGCCCCCGCCGCGGCCCAGGCCCCCGGACGCCTGCCGGCGCAGCGCACGCGCGGGGAGCTGGAGACGGAGGCGGTGGCCCGGCTCGTACGGGGCGCCTTCGCCCGGGTCCCGGCCGGTGCGCCGCCGGGCGAGCGGGGGTGA
- the hisN gene encoding histidinol-phosphatase, whose translation MPDYHDDLRLGHVLADAADAATMERFKALDLKVETKPDMTPVSEADKAAEELIRGQLQRARPRDAVLGEEFGSEGTGPRRWIIDPIDGTKNYVRGVPVWATLIALMERGEGGDRPVVGIVSAPALNRRWWAADGLGAFTGRSLTSATRLRVSQVGRIQDASFAYSSLTGWEERDKLPGFLDLSRDCWRTRGYGDFWPYMMIAEGSVDICAEPELSLWDMAACAVVVKEAGGQFTGLDGKPGPHSGNAAASNGLLHEDLLGYLGDSPR comes from the coding sequence ATGCCCGACTATCACGATGATCTTCGCCTCGGCCATGTCCTCGCGGACGCCGCGGACGCCGCCACCATGGAGCGCTTCAAGGCACTCGACCTCAAGGTCGAGACCAAACCGGACATGACGCCGGTGAGCGAGGCGGACAAGGCCGCCGAGGAGCTCATCCGGGGCCAGCTCCAGCGGGCCCGGCCCCGGGACGCGGTGCTCGGCGAGGAGTTCGGCAGCGAGGGCACGGGGCCGCGGCGCTGGATCATCGACCCGATCGACGGCACGAAGAACTACGTCCGCGGGGTGCCGGTCTGGGCGACGCTGATCGCGCTGATGGAGCGCGGCGAGGGCGGTGACCGCCCGGTGGTCGGCATCGTCTCCGCACCGGCGCTCAACCGCCGCTGGTGGGCCGCCGACGGCCTGGGGGCCTTCACGGGCCGCAGCCTGACCTCCGCGACCCGGCTGCGGGTCTCGCAGGTCGGCCGCATCCAGGACGCCTCCTTCGCCTACTCCTCGCTGACCGGCTGGGAGGAGCGCGACAAGCTGCCCGGCTTCCTCGACCTGAGCCGGGACTGCTGGCGCACCCGCGGCTACGGGGACTTCTGGCCGTACATGATGATCGCCGAGGGCTCGGTGGACATCTGCGCGGAGCCGGAGCTCTCGCTGTGGGACATGGCGGCGTGCGCGGTGGTCGTCAAGGAGGCCGGCGGACAGTTCACCGGCCTCGACGGCAAGCCGGGCCCGCACAGCGGCAACGCGGCGGCCTCCAACGGCCTGCTGCACGAGGATCTGCTCGGATATCTGGGCGACTCCCCCCGCTGA